From Nitratidesulfovibrio vulgaris str. Hildenborough, a single genomic window includes:
- the coaE gene encoding dephospho-CoA kinase (Dephospho-CoA kinase (CoaE) performs the final step in coenzyme A biosynthesis.), with translation MQNTQTALSGKEQAHSLTVPAGMRNERLDRFLGEALSHTDLSREKIKRAIRDGQCTVDGTVCTTPSTRLRSGQRVELAIAPAATAVEPEEGDLTIIHRDEHLLVIDKPAGLTVHPCPSCPEGTLVHRLVHHFDALRAQEGFRPGIVHRIDKDTSGLLLVALSEGVRLKLSEAFAERTVEKEYLALVHGVPPATGEVDAPIGRHPTHKVRMAVVKGGKPARSEWRVLHAAPEGHYALVAVRIHSGRTHQIRVHMAHAGFPLWGDQLYGPGTPARLREQGYGARQMLHAWHLAFTHPVTGERLRFTCPPPQDFPDLAIALARRMTRVVITGSPGCGKSALLHCLQDRGVPTWSADAAVAALYEPGADGWHCLRGRFGDRFVPDDSAPVDRRALLAAMQTEPGLRREVEQMVHPLVRHDMEAFYTRHAETGAPVAVAEVPLFLEAGWRSGDGSCDVLAGVACPERERMHRLTEIRGWTPETIAAMTAWQWPDEDKMRACDMLIDNGGSLEDLSGETGRFIAALDTRREAAEARLAEELHDIWKD, from the coding sequence ATGCAGAACACACAGACAGCCCTCTCCGGAAAGGAGCAGGCACACAGCCTGACGGTTCCCGCCGGGATGCGCAACGAACGGCTCGACCGCTTTCTCGGCGAGGCCCTGTCCCATACCGACCTTTCACGCGAAAAGATCAAGCGTGCCATACGCGACGGTCAGTGCACGGTCGACGGCACCGTCTGCACCACCCCCAGTACCCGGCTACGCTCCGGACAAAGGGTGGAACTCGCCATAGCCCCCGCCGCCACAGCCGTGGAGCCCGAAGAGGGCGACCTGACCATCATCCATCGCGACGAGCACCTGCTGGTCATCGACAAGCCCGCCGGACTCACGGTGCACCCCTGCCCCAGTTGCCCCGAAGGCACGCTGGTGCATCGTCTGGTGCACCACTTCGACGCGCTGCGCGCGCAAGAAGGGTTCAGACCCGGCATCGTCCACCGCATCGACAAGGATACGAGCGGCCTGCTTCTCGTGGCATTGTCCGAGGGTGTGCGCCTGAAGCTGAGCGAGGCTTTCGCCGAGCGCACCGTCGAAAAGGAATACCTCGCCCTCGTGCATGGCGTGCCTCCCGCCACCGGAGAGGTCGACGCCCCCATCGGGCGCCACCCCACCCACAAGGTGCGCATGGCGGTGGTGAAGGGCGGCAAACCCGCCCGTTCCGAATGGCGCGTGCTCCATGCCGCCCCGGAAGGACACTACGCCCTCGTGGCGGTGCGCATCCATTCGGGCCGCACGCACCAGATAAGAGTGCACATGGCCCACGCGGGCTTTCCCCTCTGGGGCGACCAACTCTACGGCCCCGGCACGCCAGCCCGTCTACGCGAACAGGGCTACGGCGCAAGGCAGATGCTGCATGCATGGCATCTTGCCTTCACCCACCCCGTCACCGGGGAACGGTTGCGCTTCACCTGCCCGCCCCCGCAGGACTTCCCCGACCTCGCCATCGCCCTCGCGCGTCGCATGACACGGGTGGTGATCACAGGCTCACCGGGTTGCGGCAAGTCCGCCCTGCTGCACTGCCTGCAAGACCGCGGCGTTCCCACATGGAGTGCCGACGCGGCGGTGGCAGCCCTCTATGAACCGGGGGCCGATGGCTGGCACTGCCTGCGCGGACGCTTCGGCGACAGGTTCGTGCCCGACGACTCCGCACCTGTCGACCGCAGGGCCCTGCTTGCCGCCATGCAGACTGAACCGGGGCTGCGCCGCGAGGTCGAACAGATGGTGCACCCCCTCGTCAGGCACGACATGGAGGCCTTTTACACACGCCATGCCGAAACGGGCGCACCCGTGGCCGTGGCGGAAGTCCCCCTGTTCCTCGAAGCAGGCTGGCGAAGCGGCGACGGTTCATGCGACGTGCTGGCAGGGGTGGCCTGTCCTGAACGCGAACGCATGCACCGCCTGACCGAGATACGCGGCTGGACACCCGAGACCATCGCCGCCATGACCGCGTGGCAGTGGCCGGACGAGGACAAGATGCGCGCCTGTGACATGCTCATCGACAACGGCGGTTCGCTGGAAGACCTGTCCGGCGAGACGGGCCGTTTCATCGCCGCACTCGATACGCGCCGCGAAGCGGCAGAAGCAAGACTCGCCGAAGAACTGCACGACATCTGGAAGGACTAG